A window of Haliscomenobacter hydrossis DSM 1100 contains these coding sequences:
- a CDS encoding class I SAM-dependent methyltransferase, with translation MKTFWDERYSSAEYVYGESPNAFFKAQLEQLTPGTLLLPCEGEGRNAVFAAGKGWLVEAFDQSEAGRTKALQLAERKGLNIHYQIGDWLEMTYPEASFDVIALVFAHLPAALRTAAHQQVIPYLKPGGVLILEGFNKAQLQYQTGGPRDLAMLFSEAELRHDFAALDILELYETEVELDEGVFHQGKAAVIRMVGRRL, from the coding sequence ATGAAAACATTCTGGGACGAAAGATACAGCAGCGCTGAATACGTCTACGGGGAAAGCCCCAATGCTTTTTTTAAAGCCCAACTGGAGCAGTTGACTCCCGGCACCTTGCTTCTGCCTTGTGAAGGTGAAGGCCGCAATGCGGTTTTTGCCGCTGGAAAAGGCTGGCTAGTTGAAGCCTTCGACCAAAGTGAAGCTGGGCGCACTAAGGCCTTGCAATTGGCGGAACGCAAAGGACTAAACATCCACTATCAAATTGGCGATTGGCTGGAGATGACATACCCTGAAGCTTCCTTTGATGTTATTGCGCTCGTTTTTGCCCATTTGCCCGCAGCGTTGCGTACGGCTGCGCACCAACAGGTGATACCTTACCTCAAACCTGGCGGCGTATTGATCCTCGAAGGTTTCAACAAAGCACAACTGCAATACCAGACGGGTGGGCCCAGGGATCTGGCGATGCTATTTTCGGAGGCTGAACTTCGGCATGATTTTGCCGCTTTGGATATATTGGAGCTGTATGAAACCGAGGTCGAGTTGGATGAAGGCGTTTTTCATCAGGGAAAGGCGGCGGTGATTCGGATGGTAGGGCGGAGGTTGTGA
- the pstB gene encoding phosphate ABC transporter ATP-binding protein PstB, with protein MKTKLQVKDLHLAYGTKKVLKGITMDIPENKIVALIGPSGCGKSTLLRAMNRMHDLSPEAHITGEILLDGENIYAPGRDAVDVRRKIGMVFQKPNPFPKSIFDNIAYGLKIAGKHDKQQLQEVVERTLKSSYLWEEVKDDLDKSALSLSGGQQQRMCIARAVAVEPEVLLMDEPCSALDPISTAKIENLMLELKKDYTIVIVTHNMQQAQRVADLTAFMYFGEVMEYAPTEELFGNPQVELTRNYLDGNFG; from the coding sequence ATGAAGACGAAACTACAGGTGAAAGACCTTCACCTTGCTTACGGAACCAAAAAGGTGCTCAAAGGCATCACGATGGACATACCTGAAAACAAGATTGTGGCCTTGATTGGTCCCTCCGGTTGTGGAAAATCCACCTTGCTGCGAGCCATGAACCGCATGCACGACCTCAGTCCTGAAGCGCACATCACCGGGGAAATTTTGCTCGACGGTGAAAATATTTATGCCCCTGGAAGAGATGCGGTAGACGTGCGGCGCAAAATCGGCATGGTGTTCCAAAAGCCCAATCCTTTCCCCAAGTCCATTTTTGACAACATTGCTTATGGCTTAAAAATTGCGGGCAAACATGATAAGCAGCAACTCCAGGAGGTTGTAGAACGCACCTTAAAGAGCAGCTACCTCTGGGAAGAAGTAAAAGACGACCTGGATAAATCGGCGCTCTCCCTTTCGGGTGGCCAACAGCAACGGATGTGTATCGCCCGGGCTGTTGCTGTTGAACCCGAAGTACTGCTCATGGACGAACCCTGCTCGGCACTAGACCCCATCAGCACCGCCAAAATTGAAAACCTGATGCTGGAACTCAAAAAAGACTACACCATAGTCATTGTGACGCACAACATGCAGCAGGCGCAGCGAGTAGCTGATCTAACGGCTTTTATGTATTTTGGAGAGGTGATGGAATACGCGCCAACAGAGGAATTGTTTGGGAATCCACAGGTGGAATTGACCAGGAATTATCTGGATGGGAACTTTGGGTAA
- the pstA gene encoding phosphate ABC transporter permease PstA, with amino-acid sequence MKQNLLQQQIGLYILRFFVLLVLFFLGIILWEVFSKGVSAIGLDFIFDYPRKGMTLGGIFPTIMGTIFVTLVTTVFSIPLGIATAIYLSEYANNNWINRVIRASIRNLAGVPSIIYGLFGVAVFVQGMGLGSSVLSSGLTLGLLTLPYIITTTEEALKNVPHSYREGALALGATKWEAIWSNVLPSAVTGIVTGSILGLSRAAGETAPILFTGVAFYLRYLPSSIHDSFMAMPYHLYILSTQHHAIEEVRPLAYGTALVLLSLVFVLNILAFIIRYRYRSFNQARI; translated from the coding sequence ATGAAACAAAACCTCCTTCAACAACAAATCGGACTTTATATACTACGTTTTTTTGTCCTCCTGGTCTTGTTTTTTCTCGGCATCATCCTCTGGGAGGTTTTTTCCAAGGGTGTAAGTGCCATTGGGTTGGATTTTATTTTCGACTACCCGCGCAAAGGCATGACCCTGGGGGGAATTTTCCCCACCATCATGGGCACCATTTTTGTCACTTTGGTGACCACCGTTTTTTCCATTCCGCTGGGGATTGCTACGGCCATTTACCTCAGTGAATATGCCAACAACAACTGGATCAATCGCGTGATTCGGGCTTCGATCCGCAATTTGGCCGGAGTACCCTCCATTATTTATGGCCTGTTTGGCGTAGCGGTATTTGTACAAGGCATGGGTTTGGGTTCCTCGGTATTGTCATCCGGGCTTACCCTGGGTTTGCTCACGCTGCCCTACATCATCACGACCACCGAAGAAGCCCTCAAAAATGTGCCCCACTCCTACCGCGAAGGGGCTTTGGCGCTGGGCGCTACCAAATGGGAAGCCATTTGGAGCAATGTTTTGCCCAGTGCGGTAACGGGCATCGTGACGGGGTCTATTTTGGGGCTGTCCAGAGCGGCCGGTGAAACGGCCCCGATTTTGTTTACAGGTGTAGCTTTTTATCTGCGCTACCTGCCCAGTAGCATTCACGACTCTTTTATGGCCATGCCTTATCACCTGTATATTTTGTCCACGCAGCACCATGCCATTGAGGAGGTTCGTCCCCTGGCTTACGGGACGGCGTTGGTGCTTCTGAGTCTGGTTTTTGTGCTCAATATCCTCGCGTTCATCATTCGGTATCGCTACCGAAGTTTTAATCAAGCCCGCATATGA
- the pstC gene encoding phosphate ABC transporter permease subunit PstC, translating to MQSRRFIDRAIKQLFFLAATLSVLVLLGIFGMLLMNGIKAFEHIRPSEFFFSSNWNPSAYGKPSYGIVAMLVSTFLVTFGAMCIAVPLGIGAAAYLAQVAQEKTRLVLKPIIELLAAIPSVVVGFIGIVMVGPFIAKVFGLSNGLTALNGSILLAVMSLPTIITVAEDAIRSVPNSFKEGSYALGANQWTTLTKVILPASYSGIIAAIILGMGRAIGETMTVLMATGNALAMPHGFFDPVRTMTATIAIELGEVPYGTTHYYSLFAVGALLFLISLGINLIAENIAVKYRYKA from the coding sequence ATGCAAAGTCGTCGCTTCATTGATCGAGCCATCAAACAACTGTTTTTCCTTGCGGCTACCTTGTCGGTCTTGGTTCTGTTGGGCATCTTTGGCATGTTGCTGATGAATGGAATCAAAGCTTTTGAGCACATCCGTCCTTCTGAATTTTTTTTTAGCAGCAATTGGAATCCCTCCGCTTACGGCAAGCCAAGTTATGGCATTGTAGCGATGCTGGTCAGCACTTTTTTGGTCACGTTTGGGGCAATGTGCATCGCAGTTCCCTTGGGCATCGGCGCAGCGGCATACCTGGCGCAAGTGGCGCAAGAAAAAACGCGCCTGGTGCTCAAGCCGATTATTGAGTTATTGGCTGCCATTCCATCGGTAGTGGTGGGTTTCATTGGCATTGTGATGGTCGGGCCCTTCATTGCCAAAGTATTTGGGTTGAGCAATGGATTGACCGCATTAAATGGATCGATTTTACTCGCCGTAATGTCTTTACCCACCATTATCACGGTAGCGGAAGACGCCATTCGCTCGGTACCCAACAGTTTTAAGGAAGGATCTTACGCGTTGGGCGCCAATCAATGGACCACGCTCACGAAAGTCATTCTACCCGCGTCTTACTCGGGGATTATTGCCGCCATCATTCTGGGCATGGGTCGCGCCATTGGCGAAACCATGACGGTACTCATGGCAACCGGTAATGCCTTGGCCATGCCGCATGGTTTTTTTGATCCGGTGCGTACCATGACTGCCACCATCGCGATTGAACTGGGCGAAGTGCCTTATGGTACTACCCATTATTATAGCTTATTTGCGGTAGGTGCTTTGCTGTTTTTGATCAGTTTGGGCATCAACCTGATTGCGGAAAACATTGCGGTGAAGTATCGGTATAAAGCATAA
- a CDS encoding PstS family phosphate ABC transporter substrate-binding protein — translation MCTTEKYLCLLFSSVSLFFWSCSSKHGQIENLLIKGSDTEVNLALSLAETYMMEDLSISISVSGGGSGAGIAALINGKTNIANASRPMKAEEFLLAQERGVNPLSTVLGMDAIAIVVHPQCPIKELSKQDLGAIYRGKIHNWKQLGGQDQEISLYGRQSNSGTFVYFRDSVLQAEYSPKVKQMNGTAQIVEAIKTDAAGIGYVGVGYILEKNGSAAKGIKVLAIKSNDHTPAYSPTLLENIQQGNYPIIRPLFQYTDGKPKGKLLHFLRYCLSEEGQALVQQNGYFPVSKMYREQNELALTPTYAKSSLH, via the coding sequence ATGTGTACTACCGAGAAGTATTTATGTTTATTATTTTCTTCTGTCAGCTTATTTTTCTGGTCCTGTAGTTCAAAACATGGCCAAATCGAAAATTTGCTGATCAAAGGTTCCGATACCGAAGTCAATTTAGCCCTTTCCTTAGCCGAAACCTACATGATGGAAGACCTTAGCATTTCTATAAGCGTAAGCGGAGGAGGCTCTGGTGCGGGGATCGCTGCACTGATCAATGGAAAAACCAATATAGCCAACGCTTCCCGACCGATGAAAGCTGAAGAATTTCTCTTGGCACAGGAACGAGGGGTAAATCCCTTGTCAACCGTACTAGGTATGGATGCCATAGCGATTGTTGTACACCCCCAATGCCCGATAAAAGAACTTTCCAAACAGGACCTGGGGGCCATATACCGGGGAAAGATCCACAACTGGAAACAATTGGGGGGCCAAGATCAGGAAATATCCCTTTACGGACGACAAAGCAACTCGGGTACATTTGTTTATTTTCGCGACAGCGTTTTGCAAGCCGAATACTCCCCCAAAGTCAAACAGATGAATGGCACTGCGCAAATTGTTGAGGCCATCAAAACTGATGCCGCTGGTATCGGTTACGTTGGGGTGGGTTATATTTTAGAAAAAAATGGCAGTGCCGCCAAAGGAATCAAGGTTTTGGCCATTAAATCAAACGACCACACGCCCGCTTACTCCCCTACCCTTTTGGAAAATATCCAACAAGGTAATTATCCCATCATCCGGCCCTTATTTCAGTACACCGATGGAAAGCCCAAGGGTAAATTACTACATTTCTTGCGCTATTGCCTCAGCGAGGAAGGGCAAGCACTGGTGCAACAAAATGGTTATTTCCCGGTGTCAAAAATGTATCGGGAACAAAATGAATTGGCCTTAACCCCAACCTATGCAAAGTCGTCGCTTCATTGA
- a CDS encoding vanadium-dependent haloperoxidase yields the protein MGILNSFKKIFPILLLMGILFSACDNDKDDTILDLDKVTVADYDHEVVSAWNNIFLELERYAAGYRPGPAPRALAYIGLASYEACVTGMEDHKSIASLYPGLKLPVADASAEYHWPTVVNTLRANLTRRFFRSAAPALYEKINTLETSLGSKYRTQSTEDVIKRSVAHGQAVADAMWEWSATDAVGHDAYLDPFKGYNWADYSNKPGHWRPTVPGPPQPMFPHWGRARAFAIGESDKLCPPPLAYSESTSSPFFNQAMEVVAQTVNAPYENIWIGEFWSDDLLNLTFSPGPRWMAIANQVYELEDTDLETALLCDAKVGMALNDAAVACWHSKYYYNVERPESYIKRIVDPKWEPPLDNPTNGDKGFSPPFPAYPSGHSTMGAAGAEALASIFGYDYAMTDRCHENRSDFEGRPRSFGSFHEMAEENAWSRVPLGVHFRMDCEQGVNLGYRVARKVNRLPWDK from the coding sequence ATGGGTATTTTAAACTCTTTTAAGAAAATTTTTCCCATCCTTTTGTTGATGGGCATCCTGTTCAGTGCGTGCGACAATGACAAGGACGACACGATCCTGGATCTGGACAAAGTTACCGTAGCCGATTATGATCACGAGGTGGTCTCTGCATGGAACAACATTTTCCTGGAACTGGAGCGCTATGCCGCAGGCTACCGTCCTGGTCCAGCACCACGTGCTCTGGCCTACATTGGTTTGGCTTCTTATGAAGCTTGTGTAACGGGTATGGAAGACCACAAGTCCATTGCTTCATTGTATCCTGGCCTCAAACTTCCGGTTGCTGACGCTTCCGCGGAGTACCACTGGCCAACGGTAGTGAACACGCTGCGTGCCAACCTGACGCGTCGTTTCTTCCGTTCAGCGGCTCCTGCGCTGTATGAAAAAATCAACACGCTGGAAACTTCCCTGGGCAGCAAGTACCGTACCCAAAGCACCGAGGACGTGATCAAACGTTCGGTTGCACATGGTCAAGCAGTAGCTGATGCCATGTGGGAATGGTCGGCTACGGATGCGGTAGGACACGATGCCTATCTGGATCCATTTAAAGGCTACAACTGGGCAGATTACAGCAATAAGCCTGGCCACTGGCGTCCAACGGTTCCCGGACCACCCCAACCGATGTTTCCACACTGGGGACGTGCGCGCGCCTTTGCAATTGGTGAAAGCGACAAACTTTGTCCTCCACCATTGGCGTATAGCGAATCAACTTCCTCTCCGTTTTTCAACCAAGCCATGGAAGTAGTGGCACAAACGGTAAATGCACCTTACGAAAACATCTGGATTGGTGAATTCTGGAGCGACGATTTGTTGAACCTGACCTTTAGCCCTGGCCCACGTTGGATGGCGATTGCCAACCAGGTTTATGAGCTGGAAGATACCGACCTGGAAACTGCCCTGTTGTGTGATGCTAAAGTTGGAATGGCCCTCAATGACGCCGCTGTAGCTTGCTGGCATTCCAAATACTACTACAACGTGGAGCGCCCAGAGTCTTACATCAAGCGCATCGTTGATCCAAAATGGGAGCCACCATTGGACAACCCAACCAACGGCGACAAAGGCTTTAGCCCTCCATTCCCTGCCTATCCTTCAGGCCACTCGACCATGGGTGCTGCGGGTGCCGAGGCTTTGGCCAGCATTTTTGGCTACGACTACGCCATGACCGACCGTTGCCACGAAAACCGTAGCGACTTCGAAGGCCGTCCTCGTTCTTTCGGCTCTTTTCATGAAATGGCTGAAGAAAATGCCTGGTCTCGGGTGCCACTGGGTGTACACTTCCGGATGGACTGTGAGCAAGGCGTTAACCTTGGCTACCGTGTAGCACGCAAAGTGAACAGATTGCCTTGGGATAAATAA
- a CDS encoding toxin-antitoxin system YwqK family antitoxin produces the protein MNFQRTFIFSLAGLFLLLLNACDNPSAPKEVVLKHLDGSLKRRYTLVDSLIEGEMTEYYPGTGALQVKRIFVKGIQTGRTQLFYPDGKIKEVQYYQNGKKQGGDTIFFPNGDPQFVVTFKDGKMHGPMRKWDEDGKLFFEARYERDSLIEVTKKMEALPKNE, from the coding sequence ATGAATTTTCAAAGAACATTCATATTCAGTTTGGCAGGACTTTTTTTGCTACTGCTCAACGCCTGTGACAATCCATCAGCGCCCAAAGAAGTGGTGCTTAAACATCTTGATGGCAGCCTGAAGCGGCGTTATACCTTGGTCGATAGCCTGATTGAAGGAGAAATGACGGAGTATTACCCCGGCACGGGAGCGCTCCAAGTCAAACGTATTTTTGTAAAAGGGATACAAACCGGGCGCACCCAATTGTTTTATCCTGATGGGAAAATCAAAGAAGTGCAATACTACCAAAATGGCAAAAAGCAAGGTGGGGATACTATCTTTTTCCCGAATGGGGATCCTCAGTTTGTAGTGACCTTTAAAGACGGCAAGATGCATGGGCCTATGCGCAAATGGGACGAAGACGGGAAGCTGTTTTTTGAAGCGCGGTACGAACGGGATTCACTGATCGAGGTGACGAAAAAGATGGAAGCTTTACCGAAGAATGAGTGA
- a CDS encoding tetratricopeptide repeat-containing sensor histidine kinase: MTDLLPQIDDIRSLEHKLQQQKAPHQRLILLDRLLAYYTYTNPQRAKVLLAEQSALIKIHPNADVELNFHLYSAIVENQLYNYSSSLDHFTELLGLVEECGDVKQQAEVYIDFAGTCINMQGMDQALFFLDKAGKLLRAFPDERLRARHTAREGFVQLHFANYSRAIELLIEADKQITEFGSYINLKDYHFLILIHTGLGTIYERNDDQEKSVEAYLKAVEMAEAMDMRSRLSWNYLNVGNGFMALNNLESAEHYFLKAIETHDDVNPYAKASALANVGYCQLQHKNYENALKLFKKAEAQFKGMSADALENFALIESWRGLAYGALGKTVQAEKHFSKALLFAEEASDYKRLSSIYKDMAGFFAQLGMYAKAYEHLLEHSKNAELYQQDVNERKRMELEVKYEAEKQHKEAELLRLQAAKLQLKALRAQMNPHFLFNALNSIQNYITSNESTNAAKYLARFAKLMRQSLEYSDLEVVSLEKEIAFLSDYLYINEKLRFEDRLSYTISVDDEIEEDITGVPTMIVQPYVENAIEHGLRNKELGKIKVEFSLHNEDTILCVVEDDGIGREKARQMHLNDGRYTNHRSRGTAITEQRLQLLYNSREKKVYVLTIDLKDEKTGEVLGTRVEIKIPIIDIHTR, encoded by the coding sequence ATGACCGATCTTCTTCCTCAAATTGATGACATCCGCAGCTTGGAGCACAAGCTGCAGCAGCAAAAAGCGCCCCATCAGCGTTTGATTTTGTTGGATCGGCTTTTGGCCTATTATACCTATACCAATCCCCAACGAGCCAAAGTATTGCTGGCAGAACAAAGTGCCCTCATCAAGATACATCCCAATGCCGATGTAGAGCTCAACTTTCACCTTTATTCGGCCATTGTTGAAAATCAATTGTACAATTATTCCAGTTCCCTGGATCATTTCACCGAATTACTCGGTTTGGTGGAAGAGTGTGGAGACGTAAAACAACAAGCCGAAGTATACATCGATTTTGCGGGTACCTGCATCAACATGCAGGGTATGGATCAAGCCCTGTTTTTTCTGGATAAAGCGGGTAAACTCCTGCGGGCCTTTCCCGACGAACGCCTGCGCGCCCGGCATACCGCCCGGGAAGGTTTTGTTCAGTTGCATTTTGCCAATTATTCCCGAGCCATTGAACTGTTGATCGAAGCGGACAAACAAATCACCGAATTTGGCAGCTACATCAACCTCAAAGATTACCACTTTCTTATCTTGATCCACACCGGCTTGGGTACCATTTATGAACGCAATGACGATCAGGAAAAAAGTGTCGAAGCCTACCTGAAAGCCGTAGAAATGGCCGAAGCAATGGACATGCGTAGTCGTCTTTCCTGGAACTATCTCAATGTGGGCAATGGTTTTATGGCCCTCAACAACCTCGAAAGTGCCGAACATTATTTCCTCAAAGCCATTGAAACCCACGATGACGTCAATCCCTACGCCAAAGCCAGTGCCCTCGCCAATGTAGGATATTGCCAATTACAGCACAAAAACTACGAAAACGCCCTCAAGCTCTTCAAAAAAGCCGAAGCCCAATTTAAAGGTATGTCGGCGGATGCCCTGGAGAATTTTGCCCTGATTGAGTCCTGGAGAGGCTTGGCTTATGGTGCACTAGGCAAGACGGTGCAAGCCGAAAAACATTTTTCCAAGGCCTTGTTGTTTGCCGAAGAAGCTTCTGATTACAAACGTTTGTCCAGCATTTACAAAGACATGGCGGGCTTTTTTGCCCAGTTAGGCATGTACGCCAAAGCCTATGAGCACCTGTTGGAACACAGCAAAAACGCCGAACTGTACCAACAGGACGTGAATGAGCGTAAACGTATGGAGTTGGAAGTAAAATACGAAGCTGAAAAGCAGCACAAGGAAGCGGAGTTGCTGCGTTTGCAGGCGGCAAAATTGCAACTCAAGGCCTTGCGCGCACAGATGAATCCCCATTTTTTGTTCAATGCCCTCAATTCCATCCAAAACTACATCACCTCCAACGAGAGTACCAATGCCGCGAAATACCTGGCTCGCTTTGCCAAATTGATGCGCCAAAGCCTGGAATACTCCGATCTGGAAGTGGTGTCTTTGGAAAAAGAAATCGCTTTCCTCAGCGACTATTTATACATCAACGAAAAATTGCGCTTTGAAGACCGCCTGAGTTACACCATCTCCGTGGATGACGAAATTGAAGAAGACATCACCGGCGTACCGACCATGATTGTACAACCTTACGTAGAAAATGCCATTGAACACGGCCTGCGCAACAAGGAGTTGGGAAAGATTAAAGTGGAATTTTCACTGCACAATGAAGACACTATTCTTTGTGTGGTAGAAGATGATGGCATTGGTCGCGAAAAAGCCCGCCAAATGCACCTCAACGATGGTCGTTATACCAACCACCGTTCGCGGGGCACCGCCATCACCGAGCAACGCCTGCAATTGTTGTACAATTCCCGTGAAAAAAAGGTCTATGTTTTAACCATTGATCTGAAAGATGAAAAAACGGGGGAAGTACTAGGGACAAGGGTGGAGATTAAAATACCGATTATTGATATACATACGAGGTAA
- a CDS encoding anti-sigma factor produces MDKETFLASGLLEQHVLGLTDPNEEQVVAQYLERYPELREEVEDMRKAIEQYALQHAIPPPPGIKGKLLQEIDQKSAPPSSQTAATHGRITWLNIGVIGALALLCGLTALRMRSLQAENHTLQGQLITCESREKIIAFLRDPQTTPVMLEGTANAPQAAALVYWNEAKHEAMINPFSLKPLSAEEQYQIWADVDGKMVSVGLISENLEKYQELKYLPNASSLNITIEPQGGSAEPTVSRLVANHSI; encoded by the coding sequence ATGGATAAAGAGACGTTTTTGGCATCTGGTTTATTGGAACAACACGTTTTGGGGCTTACTGATCCTAACGAAGAGCAGGTGGTAGCGCAATACCTGGAAAGGTACCCCGAACTGCGTGAAGAAGTAGAAGACATGCGTAAGGCCATTGAGCAATACGCACTACAGCACGCCATTCCACCTCCTCCAGGTATTAAAGGTAAATTATTGCAAGAAATTGATCAAAAGAGTGCGCCCCCTTCCAGCCAAACCGCAGCCACTCATGGCAGAATCACCTGGCTAAATATCGGTGTTATTGGTGCCTTGGCACTACTCTGTGGACTCACTGCCCTGCGCATGCGCAGCCTGCAAGCCGAAAACCACACCCTGCAAGGACAACTCATTACTTGCGAAAGCCGCGAAAAAATCATCGCATTCCTCAGAGACCCACAAACCACACCCGTCATGCTGGAAGGCACCGCCAATGCGCCACAGGCCGCTGCACTGGTGTATTGGAATGAGGCTAAACATGAGGCGATGATCAATCCTTTTAGTTTGAAGCCATTGAGTGCTGAAGAACAATACCAGATCTGGGCCGATGTAGATGGAAAAATGGTCAGCGTTGGCCTGATCAGCGAAAATTTGGAAAAATATCAGGAATTGAAATACTTGCCCAATGCCAGCAGCCTCAACATCACCATCGAACCGCAAGGAGGGAGTGCAGAACCTACAGTGAGTAGGCTCGTTGCCAATCATTCCATTTAA
- a CDS encoding RNA polymerase sigma factor, translated as MQAPDGQMIRQLQEQNKQAISALYDQYGPALYGIVLKIVRSEMIAEDVLQEAFVKIWKKGHVYDPSKGTLFTWMLNITRNTAIDKLRTEESRNRIAPNQQEDFSEMPTDHIGLNTQVNKLEEKYRHVIDLIYFKGYTQEEVTEELNIPLGTVKSRVRIALRELRKVFSVQYSSVWWCLLLIM; from the coding sequence ATGCAAGCACCAGACGGCCAGATGATACGGCAGCTCCAAGAGCAGAATAAACAAGCCATTAGCGCTTTGTACGATCAGTATGGGCCTGCATTATACGGTATCGTGCTCAAAATTGTGCGTTCGGAGATGATTGCTGAGGATGTGTTGCAAGAAGCTTTTGTGAAAATTTGGAAAAAAGGTCATGTTTACGACCCCAGCAAGGGCACCTTATTTACCTGGATGCTCAACATCACCCGCAATACCGCCATTGATAAATTGAGAACTGAAGAATCGCGGAACCGGATTGCGCCGAACCAGCAGGAAGATTTTTCCGAAATGCCAACCGATCATATTGGATTGAATACGCAGGTGAACAAACTGGAGGAAAAATACCGCCACGTCATTGATCTGATTTATTTTAAAGGGTATACCCAGGAAGAAGTAACGGAAGAATTAAACATTCCCTTGGGTACTGTAAAATCAAGAGTTCGTATTGCTTTGCGTGAACTGCGCAAGGTTTTTTCTGTTCAGTACAGTAGCGTTTGGTGGTGCTTACTACTAATCATGTAA
- a CDS encoding WG repeat-containing protein, translated as MNQALYKIREKGKYGFINQQGEVVIEPQYYDAEDFFNGYSRIRLNDKLVPMDPIGRLLIKHFFNFVGYFEEGLARAQLVNRWGYIDQKCNLVIDVQYDQAGDFSAGLAAVSKKKQYGFINPAGDWIVQPQYEWAGTFNKGLAPVAWNEGSGFIGPDGFLAFSTLYEKCLPFQGEVSVIVHRRQWGLLNRDGVTLCEPKYLYKEGVSNGEFFEDLAIICQDERFGFLNRDGHEVIAPQYAAVGDFSEGLAPIKEDKLYGYINLAGQVHLAPQFQDADVFSEGLAAVSIKGSWGYINRDGELVIPSIFKQAKPFKNGLALVTTAGRWAYINPQGQVVWAETL; from the coding sequence ATGAACCAAGCATTGTACAAGATTAGAGAAAAAGGAAAATACGGCTTCATTAATCAGCAAGGAGAAGTGGTGATTGAACCACAGTATTACGATGCAGAGGATTTCTTCAATGGCTATTCACGGATTCGGCTCAATGACAAGCTGGTTCCAATGGATCCAATCGGTCGTTTGTTGATCAAACATTTTTTCAACTTTGTAGGCTATTTTGAAGAGGGGCTGGCCCGAGCGCAGTTGGTCAATCGCTGGGGGTACATCGATCAAAAATGCAACCTTGTCATTGATGTTCAATACGATCAGGCCGGAGATTTTAGCGCTGGGCTGGCCGCAGTAAGTAAAAAAAAGCAGTATGGATTCATCAACCCAGCAGGTGATTGGATTGTACAGCCCCAATACGAATGGGCGGGAACCTTCAACAAGGGTTTGGCGCCAGTGGCATGGAATGAAGGCTCAGGATTTATCGGTCCAGATGGTTTTTTGGCATTTAGTACCCTGTATGAAAAATGTCTGCCGTTTCAAGGCGAAGTTTCTGTAATAGTACATCGGCGCCAATGGGGTTTGCTCAATCGGGATGGGGTTACCCTTTGTGAACCCAAATACCTCTACAAGGAAGGCGTCTCAAATGGCGAGTTTTTTGAAGATCTGGCCATCATTTGTCAGGATGAACGTTTTGGGTTTCTCAACCGTGATGGCCATGAAGTCATTGCACCGCAATACGCCGCGGTGGGAGATTTTAGCGAAGGTTTGGCACCCATAAAAGAAGACAAATTATATGGGTACATCAATCTTGCGGGGCAAGTACATCTTGCGCCGCAGTTTCAGGATGCCGATGTTTTTTCGGAGGGTCTGGCCGCAGTGAGTATCAAAGGCTCCTGGGGTTACATCAATCGAGATGGAGAACTGGTCATTCCTAGCATTTTTAAACAAGCCAAGCCATTCAAAAATGGATTGGCACTGGTAACAACTGCTGGAAGATGGGCCTACATCAATCCGCAGGGACAAGTAGTATGGGCAGAAACATTGTAG